The following are encoded together in the Gouania willdenowi chromosome 14, fGouWil2.1, whole genome shotgun sequence genome:
- the gabrr3a gene encoding gamma-aminobutyric acid receptor subunit rho-3a, with protein MKVAPLAFRLVCLAWMWPVTQLNSSHFPNNRRRHKELYVGESPKQKHGGRVDLKMKKLDSTKSLLIKSEQLLRIEDHDFAMRPGFGGSAIPVGIDVQVESIDSISEVNMDFTMTLYLRHYWQDDRLAFASTNNKSRTFDSRLVKKIWVPDVFFVHSKRSFIHDTTTENIMLRVSPDGNILYSVRITVTALCSMDFSSFPLDTQNCSLELESYAYNENDLMLYWKNGNDSLRTDEIVLSQFFIEDFQPSFGLAFYSSTGWYNRLYINFILRRHIFFFMLQTYFPTMLMVMLSWVSFWIDRRAVPARVSLGITTVLTMSTIITGVSTSMPQVSYVKAVDIYLWASFLFVFLTVIEYAAVNYFTTVEEMKKLSRAKLPGSYNATTQAMAIDGCFHDNDIDLTSFQEAASTPNTERTTQSRNSTVSGPTEGTRLHRKHPLKQNLSFIMSNSYMIDSYSRVLFPLAYLLFNIIYWSLYA; from the exons ATGAAAGTGGCCCCCCTGGCCTTCAGACTGGTGTGCTTGGCCTGGATGTGGCCCGTCACGCAGCTCAACAGCAGCCACTTCCCCAACAACAGGAGGAGGCACAAGGAGCTGTACGTGGGAGAGAGCCCCAAACAGAAACATGGAGG ACGCGTGGATCTCAAGATGAAAAAGCTGGACAGCACCAAGTCTCTACTAATTAAATCAGAGCAGCTGCTTCGTATCGAGGACCATGACTTCGCCATGCGTCCTGGATTTGGAG GTTCAGCCATTCCCGTCGGCATTGACGTCCAGGTGGAGAGCATTGACAGCATATCTGAAGTAAACATG GACTTCACCATGACTCTGTACCTGAGGCACTACTGGCAGGACGATCGTCTCGCCTTCGCCTCCACAAACAACAAGAGTCGAACCTTTGACTCGCGCCTCGTCAAGAAGATTTGGGTTCCGGATGTGTTCTTTGTGCACTCCAAGCGTTCGTTTATCCACGACACAACCACGGAGAACATCATGCTCAGGGTTTCTCCAGACGGAAACATCCTCTACAGTGTCAG GATCACGGTGACGGCTCTTTGCTCTATGGACTTCAGTAGTTTCCCTCTGGACACACAGAATTGCTCTCTGGAGTTGGAGAGCT ATGCGTACAATGAGAACGACCTAATGCTCTACTGGAAGAACGGGAACGATTCATTAAGGACTGACGAGATTGTGCTCTCGCAGTTTTTTATTGAAGACTTCCAGCCTTCCTTTGGGCTTGCCTTCTACAGCAGCACTG GTTGGTATAACCGGCTCTACATTAACTTCATTCTGAGGAGACATATATTCTTCTTCATGCTTCAGACGTATTTTCCCACCATGCTGATGGTGATGCTGTCCTGGGTGTCGTTCTGGATAGACAGGAGGGCCGTACCTGCCCGTGTCTCTCTGG GCATCACCACGGTTCTGACCATGTCCACCATCATCACCGGCGTCTCCACCTCTATGCCACAGGTGTCTTATGTTAAGGCCGTAGACATCTACCTATGGGCTAGCTTCCTGTTTGTCTTTCTGACAGTCATCGAGTACGCGGCCGTCAACTATTTCACAACAGTGGAGGAGATGAAGAAACTCAGCAGGGCaaag CTCCCCGGTTCTTACAATGCCACGACCCAGGCTATGGCAATTGATGGATGTTTCCACGACAACGACATTGATCTCACGTCTTTCCAAGAGGCCGCCAGCACACCGAACACGGAGAGGACGACACAGTCTCGAAACTCCACAGTCTCCGGCCCCACGGAGGGCACCAGGCTGCATCGCAAGCACCCCTTAAAACAAAACCTCAGCTTCATCATGAGCAACAGCTACATGATCGACTCCTACTCCAGAGTTTTATTTCCTCTGGCCTACCTGCTTTTCAACATCATCTACTGGAGTTTATATGCGTAG